One part of the Silene latifolia isolate original U9 population unplaced genomic scaffold, ASM4854445v1 scaffold_112, whole genome shotgun sequence genome encodes these proteins:
- the LOC141637444 gene encoding uncharacterized protein LOC141637444, translating to MNFDDPNFLKNLQKALKNLQESDPKWQPRRERVIDEFKISELPEFTGSTDPEDYLEWERKIERMFDYKGLDDAKCSRRARAGKEKLSSWDSLKRKLRKRYVPATYRLTTYHKIANLNQGRLSVSQYIDGFENLTLMRELKESEELKMARFLRGLNRNIANSVELQSYADFDALCNLCLKVEAQGKLNCRQFMDELFDEEERLGDVFNLEEGEKDEIIIIEPLTGDDQIKDVIKDDLFSFEDEPHTKGYKDVFPEELPAGLPLIRGIEHQIDLLPRAPLPNKAAYRCNPMETKELQRQIEEVMERGYVRESISPCAIPMLLVPKKDETWRMCIDSRTVNNITIKYRFPIPRLDDMLDELHGSEIFSKVDLRSGYHQIRMREGDEWKTAFKTKHSLYEWMVMPFSLTNAPSTFIRLMNEILKPFLGKFMVVYLDDILIYNRSKDDHFKHLHEVFHTLREQ from the exons ATGAACTTCGACGATCCCAACTTTCTTAAAAATCTTCAAAAGGCCTTGAAGAATTTGCAAGAATCCGATCCCAAATGGCAGCCTAGACGTGAACGAGTCATTGACGAGTTCAAAATaagtgaactacccgagttcacAGGAAGTACGGATCCCGAGGACTACCTCGAATGGGAACGGAAAATCGAACGAATGTTTGATTACAAAGGTCTGGATGACGCAAAATGCT CAAGGCGTGCTCGCGCTGGAAAGGAGAAATTATCATCTTGGGATTCTCTTAAACGCAAATTGCGCAAGAGATATGTTCCAGCAACTTATAGGCTTACGACTTATCATAAGATCGCCAATCTCAACCAAGGGAGGCTTAGTGTCTCTCAATACATCGATGGGTTTGAGAATCTCACCCTGATGAGAGAATTGAAAGAGAGTGAAGAATTGAAGATGGCTCGATTTCTTCGTGGATTAAATCGTAATATAGCCAACTCGGTTGAATTACAATCCTACGCTGATTTCGATGCTTTGTGCAACTTGTGTCTAAAGGTTGAAGCACAAGGAAAGCTAAATTGCCGACAATTTATG GATGAGTTGTTTGATGAGGAGgaacgattgggtgatgtgttcaatctcgaagaaggagaaaaggatgagATTATCATAATAGAGCCATTGACTGGTGATGatcaaattaaagatgtgatTAAAGATGACTTATTTTCTTTTGAGGATGAACCTCATACAAAAg GTTACAAGGATGTTTTCCCCGAGGAACTGCCCGCTGGTTTACCACTTATTCGAGGGATTGAACACCAAATCGATCTCCTACCTAGAGCTCCCTTGCCAAACAAAGCCGCCTATCGATGCAATCCAATGGAGACAAAGGAATTGCAACGACAAATCGAGGAAGTAATGGAGCGAGGCTATGTGCGCGAGAGCATAAGCCCATGTGCCATCCCTATGCTACTTGTTCCAAAGAAGGATGAAACGTGGCGAATGTGCATTGACAGTCGGACCGtgaacaacataactatcaagTATCGATTTCCAATCCCGAGACTTGAcgacatgcttgatgagttacATGGATCCGAAATCTTCTCTAAAGTCGATTTAAGGAGTGGTTATCACCAAATTCGGATGAGAGAAGGCGACGAGTGGAAAACCGCGTTTAAGACCAAGCATAGTTTATACGAGTGGATGGTTATGCCATTCAGCTTAACTAATGCTCCAAGTACCTTTATACGACTCATGAACGAGATACTCAAGCCTTTCTTAGGCAAATTCATGGTCGTCTACTTGGATGACATTTTGATCTACAACCGGAGCAAGGATGATCATTTCAAACACCTTCACGAGGTGTTCCATACGCTCCGAGAGCAATAG